A single region of the Maylandia zebra isolate NMK-2024a linkage group LG17, Mzebra_GT3a, whole genome shotgun sequence genome encodes:
- the gpr52 gene encoding G-protein coupled receptor 52 encodes MNQSELTTDPSITANVSHGDFVPGRASNHSCPLGWGLNGGLDACILETAVIVLLTVLIIAGNLTVIFVFHCAPLLHHYTTSYFIQTMAYADLLVGLSCLVPTLSLLHYPTSVQEPVTCQVFSYVISVLKSVSMACLACISVDRYLAITKPLSYNQLVTPCRLRGCITLIWVYSSLIFSPSFFGWGKPGYHGDIFEWCAHSWPTSALFTGFVVCLLYAPAALVVCFTYYHIFRICQQHNREISERRARFPSQEMEAGEGNGGGHHGGHGPDRRYAMVLFRITSVFYMLWLPYIIYFLLESSHVLDSPALSFITTWLAISNSFCNCVIYSLSNSVFRLGMRRLSQTICSFSHCAADDRDFGEPKPRKRANSCSI; translated from the coding sequence ATGAACCAGTCTGAACTGACAACAGACCCTTCGATCACTGCCAACGTCAGCCATGGAGACTTCGTTCCTGGCAGGGCCTCGAACCACTCCTGTCCCTTGGGCTGGGGGCTGAATGGAGGCCTGGATGCTTGCATTCTGGAGACCGCTGTCATCGTGCTGCTAACTGTACTAATTATTGCTGGGAACTTGACGGTGATCTTTGTGTTCCACTGTGCCCCTCTGCTGCACCACTACACCACCAGCTACTTCATCCAGACCATGGCCTACGCCGATCTGCTGGTGGGGCTCAGCTGCTTGGTGCCCACCCTGTCGTTACTCCACTACCCAACCAGTGTCCAGGAGCCAGTCacatgccaagttttcagctatgTCATCTCTGTTCTGAAGAGTGTTTCAATGGCCTGCTTGGCCTGTATCAGCGTGGACCGGTACCTGGCTATAACAAAGCCGCTGTCCTACAACCAGCTGGTGACTCCGTGCCGTCTGCGAGGCTGCATCACTCTCATCTGGGTCTATTCCAGCCTGATTTTCTCCCCCTCCTTCTTTGGTTGGGGTAAGCCGGGCTATCACGGGGATATTTTCGAGTGGTGCGCACACTCTTGGCCCACCTCCGCCCTCTTCACAGGCTTCGTGGTGTGCTTGCTCTATGCGCCTGCTGCCCTTGTGGTCTGCTTTACCTATTACCACATCTTCCGCATTTGTCAGCAACACAACAGGGAGATCAGCGAACGACGTGCACGTTTCCCCAGCCAGGAGATGGAGGCCGGTGAAGGGAATGGTGGCGGGCATCACGGGGGGCACGGGCCGGATCGGCGCTACGCGATGGTACTCTTTCGCATTACCAGTGTTTTCTATATGCTTTGGCTGCCCTACATAATCTACTTTCTTCTAGAAAGCTCCCACGTGCTGGACAGCCCTGCCCTCTCCTTCATAACAACTTGGCTGGCCATTAGCAACAGCTTTTGCAACTGTGTCATCTACAGCCTGTCTAATAGTGTGTTCCGGCTGGGCATGCGCAGGCTCTCGCAGACCATTTGCTCCTTCAGCCACTGTGCTGCAGATGACCGGGACTTTGGCGAGCCTAAACCAAGAAAGAGGGCAAACTCGTGCTCCATCTGA